One Coffea eugenioides isolate CCC68of chromosome 2, Ceug_1.0, whole genome shotgun sequence genomic window, CTCTCATACATCTTAATCCCAGAAGAAGCTTCTTGATTTTGCGATAGTTCACTACAACAGAGATCAATAGTTACAGCTGCCATGTGATCTTCCCTAATTAGTCACTTTTTTAACTTTGATCGTTTGTAGAGCTTAGATCTCACAAACATCAAAGTTTGCTCCTCTGGCAAAACTAGcccaaaacaagaaagaaaaagactcCAAAATTCCTTATTGTCACCTATCATTGGCATATTGACATCATCACTTTTGCTACTACATTTTCAAGAAATGTCCTCAATTTGTGAGACAAATTTCAAATAAGAACAAAGAAGCTATCAGAGAATAACAAATTTCTTTAAACtatgaaaggaaaaaatttgaagcccataaaaatggccaaaatgcTATGAATTATACATccctcaaaatatctcacaTTACGAGCACCACTCAAGAGTCCCATGAGTATCAATACACGAAGACTGGCTTCTAAAGACTTTCCAAGGAATTAGGTGGGGTAGGTGAAGAAGAGAGACAGGACAAAATGTACATTGCGGTATACAGGCACACAGATGATGaacctcaaaaacaaaaatataacagtGGAGAGTGAGCATATATAGATGAATAAATAATGAATTCGCAAAAACAGCAACCACACTTACAGATAGTTCTTGGCAGCTGCTCTCTCGCGTCGGTACTTTTTCTCAAGAAACTTGCTCAATCTATAGGAGGAACAGTTTACATAAACTCTAGTAAATCAAACAGAAAATTCTTATTGAAGTTTAAACAACTCATTCAAGAATcaagaagcaaagaaaagacCATCACAAATTGTTGCTGCATATAGAAATCCATCCACATACCCATACATTAGGGATGCACTCATTGCACCCCAAAAGAAGCATCCGCACTCGCACACACACACCCACATACTTATATACAGggatctataattttttttaactcttgTATTAAACAAGCTTAGGTCGTTTGTCTTATAGAAAGACTTAGTTAACTCCAGAAGCTCTGCTGTTTGATTTTAACCAAAATCTACATTAGAACCAAAGGACCAAGTGGCCTggctttttttctctttttttgggCCTTGGGTTTGTGATTGATTATTAGAAGATGGGTTGCATCCATCTGTAATTACAGAGATAAAGCATTACATCCTTCTCCAGTTTTTCTGTATTAACTATCCTATGCTATCCCAAATAGTGAAAATATCAAGATGGTTGAATACAGGTCAAATAGCTGGAGTGCATGGTAAATTACTATTTTGTTCAAAAGCTAAAGTTATTGAAGATGAAAGACGTTTATTCTGTACGATCCATTTGTCTAACATGGCTACTCGTGCAGCAGCCAGATCCTTGAGGATGACCAAAGCACATGAAATGACCTAGGACCTTTTCTTGGTCTAAGGGTATTAAATTACTCTCAACTCCAGGAATTTCAAAAAAACATGTGTTCTCcaattgccaaaaaaaattaaattcccCAATAAAATTGGGAGGATTACGGATCCAAATAAATCTTGGATCTTTGGTTCCAATGCCAAAAGAAAACTAAGGTCCAGAAGAAATGATATCACAAAAATCAACATGCTTGTACTGGGGAAAGAAGAAATGACATCAGGCGCTTCACCTCTCATTGATTTCAAGAAACCATAATAAAAGCATGAATATCATAAATATGCCACGAGAATAGTGACATCTAgcaatttcttaaaaaagaaaattctttcACTAAAAATCCAGACTATAACATAAATAAGCAAAGCCAAACACTGGAATTTCATCTTCTTCTGTCGTACCTTTGAGTTTGAAGCGAAGCAGAGAAGACAATACCCAAAGGTTTGGCTATTTTAATATGGAACAACACAGAAAGactttttttttaccttatTTCTTCGAAGGGGTAGGAGAATGACTCATTGACCTGCTCCCACTTGATCAATTTCAACAGATTTTGGTCAGGGCAGTCGAGAACTTCCGCATAGTAGACATTCATGTCGGCTTTTCCACGAAGTGCCTCGAGCGTTATGTAGTAGATAAGGCCCATCGAAAGCTTAAAGCTTGCTCTCACCGGCCTCACAAACTGAATTTCCACTCCACCATCAACACCATCCTAAAACAAACTCAACAGTAGCAACCATCCACAGTATGGGTACTTGTCAGTTGTTTAGGGGaacaaggaagaagaagaggaagaaataGCACAAACAAAAAGACCCTTTTTTCGTTTTAATTAAACAACACAAACCTGGGCGGAGCCCTGATTGCGAGCCTTGACTGCAAATTCACCCAATTTTCTGACCCTATCGTCGGTCTCGGCATCGTGGACACGACGAACGCCAGCAACAGTCGGGAAATCGAGAACTCTTACGGCGGGAGGAGATGGTAGAAAATAGTAGTGACGACACCAGCAATTTGAGGAAGGTAGATGAGTATCATTATTGTTATTTGAGCGTGAAGAATTGTGGCCGACGATGGAGTGCTGGCAGCCACTGCTGATTGCACCCAAAAACCTTAACTTGCCTCCTTTGAGTTGACGACCCACGGCTTTGTTAAGAACCACGCGCAACGCCATTGCCATTTTGCTCTTACTAATACCAACTTGCAACTAAAGAAGAGAGAGACAACAGAGACACCGACACAGGAACTTCAGAGAGGAAGGAACAATAGACAGACAACAACAGATGCGTCACCCGACACACTGGACACAGGAACATCAgtaaaaaaaaggaacaacCAAAGACTATACAGAAGTCTTGACGAGGCAGGAGTGCTATCTCACCCGATGGTGTTTCAGTTTGTTGTTCGCTTCCTCCGCAGGTCCACCTGGACCTCCCTAGAGTAGGTTAAGGCAGTGTTTTAAAAACTCTGTCAGGAACAGGGGTTTCTTTGAAAAACTAAAAACTGCTAGGGACTATTAGTGCAATTACCGCGTGGAGCCAAAAGTGGTTAGAGGAAGTTGTAACAGAATTTGGAAAAGTTAGTTAGTTAGTTGCATGCAGTACTGGCACCGACTTATTGAATGTATAAAACTCCAAAATGTGTAGAGATCTGATAAGAAAATTTATGCAATCATTCTTCCAAAATCCAATATTCTGtcttttccctctctctctctctctctctctctctctctctctctctctctctctctctcagtttcttcttcttcttgggtCATCTTCCTGCCAGCCATTTCTGTTAATTCTTTCTTAATTCGCAGGGGCCCGACAAACTCGACGTTAATTGAATCGATCGGATTGGTTCAACTctgatttaataaatttttttaaaaataatttatataaatatatattagtaAAAGATGTAGAAAAAGCAGAAGATGTAGAGTTTGAGATAATAGTAGCAGATGACCGTGAAGAGTGtgtaagcacaaattttgttgcctaaaataaaagacaagaaaacttgcacaaatatcaaatttattaaatcaaataataagcgggttacaatctctgaaagttcttgaatcaaagaaattaatcccctgattcttttcttcgaaTAGCTTCAATTGAAGGGGCGAAAAGACTTGTTCTCCAATCGAAAGGGTGTTTCCTACAATTTCGGCGTAGAAAACAATTGATTTGATGATGGCGTCAAACACTTGGAACTTCGAGTCTTCAACACCGATAGCAGGAGgatttgtttgacttgatttggatttggatttgaggaagaaagctcttgagggaatttgacagagtttctccgAATGTTAGGGATTTTTCTCTCCCTTTGCCTTGAGggaagacctctatttatagccaaaatatgtagGTTAGGTCTTCAAGAAAACCCTCAGAATCTTCCTGCATTTTGGGTCACTTGTTATCCAAGAAATCCATTTAACTTGGGCTTGAATATTGGGCCAACCCAAATAGTCCATTGtgaatttaataaatcaattaaatcaCTCTAACTTAAACGGACATTAtggatttaatttgatttaatagcccATATGATATTGGCCCGATTTGCCAGTCCAAAACATGATGGACtcctataatttaatttaatttaatcaagacCGATTTAGTTTGAATAAATCTtgactaaaataaattaaataaattttctttgtctacaaatgcccccacTTCAAGACTCAATTGAGACTTGCTTGTCAAGGATTGAAATAGAGACTTGAAGTAtttgatgatgatttttttttttaaatataagaGAAAGGCCTGGACCATTCCCTTTATATAAGAGGCTCACTAAGTGATTAATTCAATGTGTGGTCTATGGCTAAGTGCAATGCGCAGGATCATTCCCCAATTGACTACAATGAATTTGTTGCTTGCTATTAGTCTCGTGCACTTGGAAAACTTCTATGACCATTGCACCGCCCAACATATAATAATCAAAGCATGGCTATCACTTTGTTCGGTGGAATACTTAACATGAAACTTCCACTTTAGAGAGCCGAGACGTGGTGCAAGGATTAGGAAATGTCTTCACACTTCGGCACTCAGAATTATATGCGGCAGACTTGCTAAATCGAACCGATAATTTCCAATTCGCATCTCAGCTAATTGGAAGTTACTCGAATTTAGCAGCTTTCCAAGTTCATGATCTTGTTATAATCAGCCCTTGCAAATTCCAGCCGGCCATTGGTACCTTGCATGAGGTTTCAAACCAGGAAGCAAAATCGATGGCTGCCGAATCCTGTAGCTTCCAAATTGGAATTGATTTCTTAAGCTTGATTTAAAGAAGCACAATTGCCGAAACTTGTAGCTTCCAATTGATTCATGTATAGAATCATACTGCCGTGGCTTCAATGCTTTAAAGAATCACGAGCCcactttcccttttatttgcaaTTGATTCCTAGAGAATTAGAAACACACCACTTTCaatcatttccctttttttttttcatgatgcATCAATTCGGCAGGTACTAAATTGCGCACTTGCAATGAATTGATAATTGCCAAAACCAACCACCAAGCGATGAAGAATTAGGCAATCTTCTTGGACATTGGACTGCTCACATTCCTTATGACCTTTAATTGCTTCCAAGACCATGTGCCAATCAAAATTGGTCTACTGCCTAGACCGAACATTCAATCAAGCACCATTATAGCAAACTAACAACTGCTAAAATCAACTTGTAAACAATTGGAAGCTATCAACTAGCCGGCTTTTGGAAACCAATTCCGTGATACTCAATTCCCGCAATTTCCAAATGAACtttgatttccttttttttttattgcatgGCTTGAGCTCTATAAAAGAAACCAATGGGATCCCTTACGGCTTCAAGTACAACTAAACAATAAGATCCCTTACGGTTTGAGCACTCTAATTTCTCCTTGCGGCTTCAAATATAGCTAAACGAATCGCAGCATCGTGGGGAGAGAAAAATTCTCTACACCTCCGAGGTAATCGTTGAGCCTTCCTTTAGTttcgatttcatttttttttttcagcttaACATTCACACAATGCTTGCCAAATTTGCTGTGTTGTTCATCACATATTACCAAAGAATCGATAGCTTTCTTGCTAGCTGCCTAGACATATTGCATGTCACAATCTTTTGTTCTCATTGGTGC contains:
- the LOC113763400 gene encoding uncharacterized protein LOC113763400 isoform X3; amino-acid sequence: MAMALRVVLNKAVGRQLKGGKLRFLGAISSGCQHSIVGHNSSRSNNNNDTHLPSSNCWCRHYYFLPSPPAVRVLDFPTVAGVRRVHDAETDDRVRKLGEFAVKARNQDGVDGGVEIQFVRPVRASFKLSMGLIYYITLEALRGKADMNVYYAEVLDCPDQNLLKLIKWEQVNESFSYPFEEIRLSKFLEKKYRRERAAAKNYLVSTLLEEQQLRCRIPEGANRYSEAKFQQNWGPGMLNSDDCPPTPPETFYLWATFTLGIVPVFDIKTYEMVYEYAMFAIGAQFKNEVTRWPVKYFFRLISYTYMYDDLPLQFNT
- the LOC113763400 gene encoding uncharacterized protein LOC113763400 isoform X2 — protein: MAMALRVVLNKAVGRQLKGGKLRFLGAISSGCQHSIVGHNSSRSNNNNDTHLPSSNCWCRHYYFLPSPPAVRVLDFPTVAGVRRVHDAETDDRVRKLGEFAVKARNQGSAQDGVDGGVEIQFVRPVRASFKLSMGLIYYITLEALRGKADMNVYYAEVLDCPDQNLLKLIKWEQVNESFSYPFEEIRLSKFLEKKYRRERAAAKNYLVSTLLEEQQLRCRIPEGAKYSEAKFQQNWGPGMLNSDDCPPTPPETFYLWATFTLGIVPVFDIKTYEMVYEYAMFAIGAQFKNEVTRWPVKYFFRLISYTYMYDDLPLQFNT
- the LOC113763400 gene encoding uncharacterized protein LOC113763400 isoform X1 encodes the protein MAMALRVVLNKAVGRQLKGGKLRFLGAISSGCQHSIVGHNSSRSNNNNDTHLPSSNCWCRHYYFLPSPPAVRVLDFPTVAGVRRVHDAETDDRVRKLGEFAVKARNQGSAQDGVDGGVEIQFVRPVRASFKLSMGLIYYITLEALRGKADMNVYYAEVLDCPDQNLLKLIKWEQVNESFSYPFEEIRLSKFLEKKYRRERAAAKNYLVSTLLEEQQLRCRIPEGANRYSEAKFQQNWGPGMLNSDDCPPTPPETFYLWATFTLGIVPVFDIKTYEMVYEYAMFAIGAQFKNEVTRWPVKYFFRLISYTYMYDDLPLQFNT